ggttagttttgatgttttctcTTTAATTACAAAAGTACCGGttgatgatttactggaatttttagaggaagaattagtaagttatgacattcccttaactgtagcaaacctcacaaaacttataaggttatgtatcaaagatagtaaattttgtttcaatggggaattttttgtacaaaagtttggtatggctatgggtaatcccttatctcctgtccttagcaatatttacatggaattttttgagacaaaattcttaccaaaaattttgccccgaaaagttatatggtttaggtgtgtagatgacattttttgtatttggccagttcacgaaaatctccaggaatttctcgttaagctaaataatttagtcccttctataaaatttactgtagaggaagaaagaaattgtaatttgaattttcttgatgtaactgtccatagacatgatagaaatttcaccttttcagtctttcgaaaatcaactaatattgcctcttttgttcattattattccaatcaccatcagaatgttaaattctctgttttttctggaatgttcttaagggctttacgtgtttgtagcccgcagttcattgatgctgagatcaaaactttttatgatattgctttgaaacttaaatacccaaggacctttgtagatgtagcatggaaaagagccaggaaaacattttatttaactaataacaaacttgaattcagtaagcataatattctcaaattatcgtatgatgaaaggtttttacaaattcctagaattttaaagcttttcaacataaatgttgttttcagtcattttaatgttaagagtttagtgataaaaaattctcctaaagatgtttctggctgcatctatgaaattccttgtaaaaaatgtgataaaatatattatggacaaactggaaaaccactttcacaaagaatcaaacaacaccaatattctgtgagaactggccaaatatcgaatgcattattcgtacatatgagagattttgatCATCCTAGTAActgagtaaagcaagacctttagtcccgtgcaatgacacggttaaaaggaatatcatcgaatcttgttttattaagtcaaataatgaaagtgttctaaatttaagtcttggtttatttaaacttgatgctttaataattaaaaagttgttgataaatataagcaaaattaatatacatgtttctgcaatttgaatgtgtaagaagtcgcttgccttatggttaagtatatatttggattagtttttgaccccgtgatcccggatttaccgtggattaaccttttctgtttaacccctggcaattaaccatctggtattcaaggttatacatgtttttggattttgtaagcctaaactttagtatttctttttgtgtggtcttaggttcagtttgtgataGCTCGATCCgaattatcctggattaactttctgtttattacccatttttgtttactttgtaaccttcttcatatttttgtctcattcgtaccccgacgatgcgtcagtaaacgtgaaagcgcttggtactactgaacttctgcctgtctttttcctgtggggtgggattcgcttatatatatatattatatatatatatatatatatatatatatatatatatatatatatatatatatatatatatatatatatatatagtatatatatatatatatatatatatatatatatatatatatatatatatatatatatatatttgggcctTTAACGATCGCAagcgatctcacccctggggcatccttgCCAACAGAGCTTCGttgaatgggggtttatttttgccaggggtggacccttcccattctcagctccatcggCTAGCCAAGAGAGATGGAATCCTCAGTTCATATGACCCTACATCAGTGACGAACTTCCAGATCATTCCTCTGAGATTGACAGAAAACAGGAGATTTCTTGACAGtccaaaatgcagccatttctcTGCTCACTGTTGGAAACGCCTGGTTCCTTTGATGACATCCGCAATCCAGTCAGTCCTCTGCTACAGACAGGAAACTTTCGATCTCCAAATGCCACGACGGTGAAATACAGCGACTCCTGATGGCTCGCCCTTCGATGTCTTGGTGCCCCTGCCGTACtgggatcaaatattttgcatatataaaaggcattgaacttacgggtttttacgccgcgccagaggttgccactagagtatatgcaagaatttgatccagtatgcactgcataatccatattttgcatatataaaaggcattaaacttacgggttcttacgccgcgccagaggttgccactggagtatatgcaaaaatggaatccaaaatgcaatgcataacccatattttgcatatataaaaggcattaaacttacgggtttttacgccgcgccagaggttgccactagagtatatgcaaaaatgggatccaatatgcactgcataacccatattttgcatatataaaaggcattaaacttacgggtttttacaccgcgccagaggttgccactagagtatatgcaaaaatgggatccaatatgcaatgcatagcccagttcacatatgaagtgggcatgaaacttacgggttcttacgccgcgccagtggttgccttcctAGCATATGTGAGTGGGCATTGATACCCCATCCAGAGGGTATCACGTGGCAGGAGAGTCCAATCTTCGGGCACTTATACCGCCAGTCCAACCAGTCGCTGTAATCTCTTCTTCGCCTAGGGATTCTTCCACGGCTGTGCCCAGGAATGATATCCATCAAGCTTTCTCAGCATCAAAGTGTCCTGTCTTCTTTCTTCCACTAGCAAACCAGCCGTCTTCCTAAAATTGCGGAGTCCTCAAGTGACAGAGTTTATTTTGTAgagattttttaccattttagcgTCTTCCTCCAGTCTTCGGAGTCTGGCTGCAGACTCCATCCTCATTGTCTTATGTACTTCTTCTGTACTTAGAGGCTTCTTGATTGCTGGAGTTTTAGCCAGGGCTTTTGCGTGTCTCTTGGTAGCAGCTGAAGGTTGCTTCTGTGCCCTGATTTGACGAAGCTCTTCCTCGATGCTGTCTATCTGTCGGTAGAGGGCTTTGCAGTTGACCTGAGGTTTCCTCAGACATCGAGTTTTACCCAgagactttttcttttcatctttcttttctgaGGCAGGCTGTTCTTCCTTCACTGTTCCATTCGTCTTTTCTTCTTTGAGCATTTTAACTTGACTTTCCAAGGATCTGATCTTCTGATCCTTTGCGAAGTTGTCTTCCTGGAGTCTTTCAATTTCTACTGTTGCCTCCAGCTTTTCAAACTCCATCGTCTCTAGTTCCTCTTTCATCTCAGCCAGTTCAAATTCCAGCTGGATTTTTCTCCttgtcatttcattcaaatcTCTATTTGTCTTCTCTGCTTCAGCACTTTTCGTTTCGTTCAACAGACCGATGACCAAATTTTGCTTCTGGGAGCATTCATTCTCCAGTCGGAGAATCTCCCTATCCCTCTGGAAGTTCTGTTCTTTCAGTTTTCCTACCTCCTTCTGTGCCTCTACCATTTCCTTCTTACATTGTTCGAGCTGTTTCAAATTTTCGTCAGCTCTCTGAGAAACATTGTtgagaatttctaatttttctattaaaCCGTTTATCCTCAAgtctttgtcttcattttccttctgcaGATTTTCAAAGTGATTCTGCTTCATTTTGTTCTCTTGTCGGAGGCTTTCCAAGTTCTCGTTCAGCTTGTGTAATTGGATGCGGGTCCTGTCTCTGTcactttccatttccttcaaatTGTGATATAACGTCTCCTTTTCCATCTCGAGAACTACTGCCGTGCtttccaaaataattatctttgagTCTTTATCTTCGTTTTCCTTTGTGAGCCTCTCCGTATCTTTCTCCTTGAGGGCTATTTCTTTTCGAAGACTTTCCATTTCAGCTGGCAATGAGcagatttgtttctccttttcttgaagaAGTCGTTCCAGGTCTATTATGTTTCGTTCCATGTGCAGTCTTTCTTCAGCCAGCCTCTCCActttctctttcagttcttctATGATTCGAGCCTTCGCTATGTTCTCTTCCTCAAGCCTCAAGATGTTTCCGTTTTTCTTAATTGCGTCGTCTGACATTTGGTTGATTAATCGTGGCATTTCTTTCCATTCTGAATCGTCGACTTCTTCATAGTGTGAACTGTCGTCTTCACAGTCTGAATGATCGTCGTCTTCGCAATCCGAATCATCATCTTCCAAACAATCTGAGTCGTCGTCTTCTAAACAGTCGGAGTCGTCGTCTACCATAGCTTGGTCCTTGTCAGTTCGAGAATCCTCCGGACGCCCAGAGTCGTCCAGAGCCATGAAATAGGTAAAGAATTGAAGAATGTCCATGCACATTTCACGAAGTATAAATACTTCGATGAATAGCATAACAAGACTGATATAAAACGTAATCCCGCGGGGGAATTTAACCCCGGAGCCAAAGCACTGTTTGAGCACGAAAGTAAGCAAACTTAGGAACAACATCTTTTGTCAAGTACAGATTAACACTCTTCGCTCTATCCCTAGATTTCAAAACCGACAGGTGGCGGTGTCAGGATTCCGGAGGAATTTTGTGTCTCAGAGGAAGCTGCTACTTCCATCTTCGGGGATTCTTGGGGGTTCCCTGGAGAAGCTGGTTATGTCCAGTGAGTgatcatattttgaataatcctTCTTccctctctaattatatatatatatgtatgtatgtatatatacatataattagagagggaagaagaattattcaaaatatatgaccACTCACTGAACAAAACAGCTTCTCCAGGGAATCTCCAAGAATCCCCGAAGACAGAAGGATCAGCTTCCTCGGAGACATAAAATGGCACCAGAATCCTGACAcgtcacctgtatatatatatatatatatatatatatatatatatatatatatatatatatatatatatatatatatatatactcatatatatatatatatatatatatatatatatatatatatatatatatatatatatatatatatatatatatatatatatataaataaaataaaagaaaggaaataaacactggagtgctgcgaggcctttctgacgctatgtcctttacttagcagactctgctaagtaaaggacatagcgtcgaaaggcctgcagcactccagtgtttccgtttccatcgtggattttatctttatttatatattcatcactttccatattttcgtgattcagttatacacacacaaacacaaacatatatatatatatatatatatatatatatatatatatatatatatatatatatatatatatatattatataaaaggacctcattcattatcaagtatcagtaggtacggatacttgataatgtggactgtgtgtccaagaaagcttgtaattttttttgaataaatactccattagataccatccattttgaatgaggtccttttagtaattctaccaacgcacagaacaattgcatatgtaataaagttaatatatatatatatatatatatatatatatatatatatatatatatatatatatatatatatatataatatatatatatatatatatatagtgttgctGCTCACAGAGATGagttttttacaaaaatgtaccaatttttccaaaaatgtacCAAAGAAAGTACCATTTTCCCTTAAAATGTACCATATTGTTATGAAGTGCTGtgtgtttaaaggtaaaaattcatgataaatataatgaaatagtgataataaaaaagcaatattacTGACGAACCACACTTGAAACTTGCCTTCTTCATCACtggtaatttgttttttatgtatgatGCATAATGTCTTCCCTGGAATTTAATGGTATAAATAATACTAAGCCTGTCTTAGATTATGAATTTATGGGCATTATGGTACGCGTTTTACACAGCTTTTATATGCATTGATACTTAGATAAATCCAATGCCACTAGCAGTATTTAACGAA
This DNA window, taken from Macrobrachium rosenbergii isolate ZJJX-2024 chromosome 4, ASM4041242v1, whole genome shotgun sequence, encodes the following:
- the LOC136836476 gene encoding ERC protein 2-like, with the translated sequence MALDDSGRPEDSRTDKDQAMVDDDSDCLEDDDSDCLEDDDSDCEDDDHSDCEDDSSHYEEVDDSEWKEMPRLINQMSDDAIKKNGNILRLEEENIAKARIIEELKEKVERLAEERLHMERNIIDLERLLQEKEKQICSLPAEMESLRKEIALKEKDTERLTKENEDKDSKIIILESTAVVLEMEKETLYHNLKEMESDRDRTRIQLHKLNENLESLRQENKMKQNHFENLQKENEDKDLRINGLIEKLEILNNVSQRADENLKQLEQCKKEMVEAQKEVGKLKEQNFQRDREILRLENECSQKQNLVIGLLNETKSAEAEKTNRDLNEMTRRKIQLEFELAEMKEELETMEFEKLEATVEIERLQEDNFAKDQKIRSLESQVKMLKEEKTNGTVKEEQPASEKKDEKKKSLGKTRCLRKPQVNCKALYRQIDSIEEELRQIRAQKQPSAATKRHAKALAKTPAIKKPLSTEEVHKTMRMESAARLRRLEEDAKMVKNLYKINSVT